The DNA segment aaacactgcactttaatttctgtttttcttcctcGTGTaactaatattgtttattattctaCAAAGAAATACACTGTGATGCAACACCACTACTTACGCGACTCTGTTATAAGACTGAACTAATTTGTCGCATGTGAATTTAGTTGGCATGAGCAGTGCTAACTAACTCTGTGGCAGCACTTGTAGTTCTCGAGGTGCTTTACTTCCTCATTCCCTTACGCATGCAAGTAATCATTCACGTTACTTACCAGGCATCCCTGGCCTTCTTGGTTTCTGGACAGGCACAGCAAGGCTTAAGAGGTTTCTTCTCTTGAGCCTCTCCTGCTGCGGCCGCTCCGCTGGACTCGCAACTTGCAGCTGCCAAACTAGACATTCCTACTCGTGGGGTTTCAAGttccttaaaataaaatgtatacttaTTTCACATCAGATTACAGTGATCCCCAGAGATAAAATGCCAATTCAAATTTACCGAAACCATAAAACGTGTTTATTAAAACTTCAGGAAATCAATGGCtaaaaaatatgctttaaatGTCATAACAAGATACAAATGCCCATTTTACTTTTATAGTGAATTagagttttcaaataaataacatatcATCAAAGTAACcatctatactatatatatataaataagaattAGAAATAAAACACGTTAAAAACTCACAACCAGCGTGCTCTGACCCTTGCTGAGGCAGCTGAGCAATAGTAAATCTGCCCTTCCTGACTCGTACAATGTCGAACAGACAAGTTACACTTTACCTCCAATGCTTTTGGAAAATGTAGTTCTATGAGCGATATTAGCTTATAAACGAAGTGGGTTTGCCTGCGCTAAAAGACTACAAATCCCAAAGACCAATCTGAAAGTTTCTCGGCGTGCGTCTTTTCAATGCACTTTTTAACTCCGCCTTTGATAAACGTCAGAGTTGCTCCGCCTCCTGAAATACTAATACTGCGCGGAACATGAAACAAGTATTTCCCTGGATTGGAAAAACTGTACGTAATGTTATGACTAAGCACTAAATATGTTGGATAACATTAAGAACACTTAACTGCTAATTCCGCATTAATCATTTAAACCACCACCATCCGTTTAAGTTTTTCAACAGGATTTTCTTTGTTCCCTTGACGTTTTTAACGTAATTCAAACGCTGATAGGACTCTACATTAATAAGCAATATTGGTCCGTTTACGCCATCATAAAGAAGAATGTAAGATAAGAGTTATGCATCAAAACAACAAATGCTGAACATCAAATCCATCGCAGCAATGTCATTTATAACGACGTGACATCAACCTTTGGCACAAAATAAAAGAGTATATTGTGTGTGCATGTTCAACATTCATTATCCAGCAAACTGCCAGTACGGTACGTCTtttagtaaagagaaaaaaaatgaagttagtAGGTTTTGAAACGAAGCTCGTCAGTTGTAATTTGTATAATGTAATTTCCTTAACATAGATGCAAGTGGGTTGTACAGAGATTGCTTTCATCCGGCTGGCCTAACAACTCATTCCACAACTTTCGCTCTCCTTCGTTTCAAATTCGAAGTCAAAGTTGCTTTACACTGCGCTGAACAGGCTATCTTCTATGTGCGCGTGCGGCGATGTTGCCATGACTGCAGCGAGTAATGTTGACAGTCTCCATGGTTTCGACACTCATGGCGCCTGCGTGGTAAACCTGGCGACTCAAGTGCATCTGTCGCTCTGCTGCACGTTGTTAACTTGGATTCTGTAAAACTGTTGTAAAGAGTGCTAAAAGAAGACTAGTACAATGAGCATTTCTGTGATTCAGACGATCAAACAACATGAAGGCGAGAGAAGAGGCCACGGATATCGGCCGGCTCGAGTCCACGATCACCTATACGGTAAGAAGTCTCTTTGGTGAGACTTGCTGTAACTGCAGATGGAGAATAGTTCAGCCAACTTGGAGACTGCCATCTAAATCCTGACACTTAGGCGGCTGCAGCATTTAATTAATATCCGTTATGTGCCATCCGCATTTACTTTGTGATTTTTTATACGCATATACAATCCGAATAGTTTCTCCACCTTGTGCTGGCATGCGCATATGGAGTACATGATGCTTCTGTGCGAagcaagaacaatctctggacgggatGCCCATCGATAAATGGGCACATTTACTTACAGTCCCATCCTCACTTATACCGGGCCAGTTTGCAATCGCCAGTAAACAGCTGGGATCCTTTCTCTGGGGTGTGCAAAAATGTaactgcattaataataataataataataataataataataataataataataataataataataataataatataggaaacttaatttaaaaaatgagtgaTATGCCCTGTGACAAACTGTTCAAGGTTAGTTCCCACTGTATATACTATGAGTTTTGAGTTAACGTCGGACAGATGGGTAATATTTGTAAGGTGTTCTTCTTTAAGTTGTCTTTAACTTGGAGACTAGAGTAGAGTGGAGACTATATCAGAAAGAATAACTAAAAATGTGACTAATTAGGACCACTGTATAGTAGGGATTGGCATGGTATATATAGTTTGAGTTTTAGATaaaactgtatacacacacacacacacacacacacacacacacacacttatgtcCTTGTTCAATTTTATAATAGGTTATCTTCCTTTCACAGCCTAAGGAGTAAGATTGTTAGTTTGAATGTTTGCTCTAAATAGAACTGAGCTAAGAGAATATGGGAATATCACTACGACGGGCAGATTCATAACTTGTGCCCATTATAATTGGAGTAGGTCTCAGCTTCTGGTGGCCATTTCCTGGGAAAAGTACCTTCAGAAAGTAGATGGAAAAAACTACTGGTGGCATATTGCCCGAGACTAGGGGGATTCTTATTTTCTCCAGACTAAGGAATCATATAAGAGTCAGAGTAAGGGTTCATTGAGCTCAGCAACAGATAATATTTTGACATAATCTTATGATGCTGTCTGATTAGGTAAACGTAGTAACTTTTTAAAAGGGTTTGACAGACAAGAAAGCAGCTGGAGTTTTTCCCCAGGGCAGGGGACAAAGTTGGTAGCTTCCAAGATGCAAAACCTTTGGCTATCATTTCATCTATCTTATTCTTAGATCTGGGTGTAACTAGTGAGTGATATCTATATGATCATTCGGCACTGAAAAAATAGTTTAGTACTATTTAAATAAGTCAGTTATATGTACTTGTGAACATTTGTCATGGAAGTGACCTAATTAACCCCTTAAaccacattttaaagaaattctcTCTAGATTTGAGGATTCAAACAAACAACTCTCCACGCAAAACTAATAGTTTGTAACATTGCTGTgaggtttttaaaaagtgaaatcaatatgaaaataaagacttatgtgaaaaaagtaattagAAATCACTCAATTGtagaaattgtattttattttttcaagcaaaatattttgtttgcacTTTCAATGCTCATTTATACTTTAGACATACTgtaatgtctttctttctttctttctttctttctttctttcacttttcaCCATTACTCTGGTGAAATTGCAAACATCATATTTAGTTTAATTTCTGGCCTCACATTTTGAATACATTATTCATAATGGTTTTGATGAAACTGTGCTTTCAGACCCAGTACACACAGTCTCGTGTGAAAAGGACCATGCACGGGCCACCTTTAGGGCACATGCATCACTTGACCGATTGGTaagcataaatgttttttttttgtcttttcttttcctttttgattttttggaatatttctaaaaaaaagtaatgcatacaattaaattacatttctacCCTGGTCTGGTG comes from the Erpetoichthys calabaricus chromosome 4, fErpCal1.3, whole genome shotgun sequence genome and includes:
- the LOC114650864 gene encoding cytochrome c oxidase copper chaperone, with translation MSSLAAASCESSGAAAAGEAQEKKPLKPCCACPETKKARDACIIERGEDSCKDLIEAHKDCMRALGFKV